A genomic segment from Nitrosopumilus sp. K4 encodes:
- a CDS encoding metallophosphoesterase: protein MPQIRIIPSKPALILQGNEKNLIITDVHIGFENSMASNEIFIGKNSSINETIEEVSKIIDSEKPDSVILLGDVKSSIKNISKSEWDEVPLFFEKISQKCSVVLIPGNHDANIQRLVPEGISMISSTGMVEENILLTHGHTMPSENFSHVDKIIMGHVHPVFFDEESILNGQRVWVSLKTEKQNIFPNKTGEIEIIIVPSFNKYFYATHKRKYKKSISPIIEKIKNISSARIITLDGTIIGNESMINQVL, encoded by the coding sequence ATGCCACAAATACGAATCATCCCATCAAAACCAGCATTAATTTTGCAAGGAAACGAAAAGAATCTCATCATAACTGATGTACATATAGGGTTTGAAAATAGTATGGCGTCAAATGAGATTTTCATTGGGAAAAATTCCTCAATTAATGAAACTATTGAGGAAGTTTCTAAAATAATAGATTCTGAAAAGCCAGATTCAGTAATTTTACTAGGCGATGTTAAATCCAGCATCAAAAACATATCAAAAAGTGAATGGGATGAAGTGCCATTATTTTTTGAGAAAATTAGTCAAAAATGTAGTGTTGTGTTGATTCCAGGAAATCATGATGCAAATATCCAAAGACTAGTTCCAGAAGGAATCTCAATGATTAGCTCCACAGGAATGGTTGAAGAAAATATCTTACTTACCCATGGACACACAATGCCATCAGAAAACTTTTCACATGTAGATAAAATCATCATGGGGCATGTACATCCAGTATTTTTTGATGAAGAGTCCATATTAAATGGACAAAGGGTTTGGGTGTCATTAAAGACTGAGAAACAAAATATTTTTCCAAATAAAACAGGAGAGATTGAAATTATAATCGTTCCATCATTTAACAAATATTTTTATGCAACACACAAAAGAAAATACAAAAAGTCAATTTCACCAATAATTGAAAAGATCAAAAATATTTCATCTGCAAGGATAATCACATTGGATGGAACGATAATCGGGAATGAATCAATGATTAATCAGGTTTTGTGA
- a CDS encoding V-type ATP synthase subunit F, whose product MKIFTVGSKSFVTSFQLAGVPGVISENPQKALDEIKRLTDDSDVGLVLVSDDITESINDELTALRAEKSTLVFALPATGSEKTEVDYRVMLKKILGV is encoded by the coding sequence GTGAAGATCTTCACTGTAGGCAGTAAATCATTTGTAACAAGCTTCCAATTGGCAGGAGTTCCTGGTGTTATATCTGAAAATCCTCAGAAGGCTTTGGATGAAATTAAAAGACTTACCGATGATTCTGATGTTGGTCTGGTTCTTGTAAGTGATGATATCACTGAATCTATCAATGATGAATTGACTGCACTACGAGCAGAAAAATCTACATTAGTGTTTGCATTGCCTGCAACTGGTAGTGAAAAAACTGAAGTCGATTATCGTGTAATGCTCAAAAAGATTCTTGGCGTTTAG
- a CDS encoding zinc-dependent dehydrogenase yields the protein MKTATVREPSVISIDETQKPVLNSGDILVEMHACGICGSDLEKVFGQYGQPSMRLGHEPAGIVVDVGSKVTEFKKGDRVFTHHHVPCYDCHMCNHGNETMCKKYYETNLSPCGLSEEYVVPEWNVSHGGVLKLPESMTFKEAAMIEPLACCVRAWTKYSFQEGDSAAIFGVGPTGMMHVMIAKAKKFSKIFCFDVNDFRLDFAKKFNITESISSSDENRKQKILEHTDGRGVDVAIVATSSLKALDDAIDMVRKGGAVMMFGVPSKGATIDMDMSKIYSKEITLVTSYAASDADTKEALKLIDSGQIDVKQLVTHTYPILDSQKAFEHARSGENAMKIIITK from the coding sequence ATGAAAACTGCAACCGTTAGGGAACCTTCGGTAATCTCAATAGATGAGACACAGAAACCTGTTCTGAATTCTGGTGATATCTTAGTAGAGATGCATGCTTGTGGAATTTGTGGTTCTGATTTGGAAAAAGTTTTTGGACAATATGGACAACCATCAATGAGGTTAGGCCATGAACCTGCTGGTATTGTTGTTGATGTTGGATCTAAAGTAACTGAATTCAAAAAAGGCGATCGTGTATTTACTCATCATCATGTACCATGCTATGACTGTCATATGTGCAATCATGGAAATGAAACAATGTGTAAAAAATACTATGAAACAAATCTTTCACCATGTGGATTGTCTGAAGAATATGTAGTTCCTGAATGGAATGTTTCTCATGGCGGTGTTCTAAAACTTCCTGAATCTATGACTTTTAAGGAAGCTGCAATGATAGAGCCTTTGGCGTGTTGTGTTAGGGCCTGGACAAAGTATTCTTTTCAAGAAGGCGACTCTGCTGCAATTTTTGGTGTTGGTCCTACTGGAATGATGCATGTGATGATAGCAAAAGCAAAAAAATTCTCAAAAATATTTTGCTTTGATGTAAATGACTTTAGATTGGATTTTGCCAAAAAATTCAATATCACTGAATCTATTTCATCCTCTGATGAAAATAGAAAACAGAAAATCTTAGAGCATACGGACGGTAGAGGTGTAGATGTTGCAATTGTTGCAACAAGTAGTTTGAAAGCACTTGATGATGCAATTGACATGGTAAGAAAAGGAGGTGCAGTGATGATGTTTGGTGTTCCTTCAAAAGGTGCAACAATCGATATGGATATGAGCAAAATCTATTCTAAAGAAATTACTCTTGTAACTAGCTATGCTGCTTCTGATGCTGATACAAAAGAAGCATTGAAATTAATTGACTCTGGCCAAATTGACGTAAAACAACTTGTAACTCATACCTATCCTATACTAGATTCGCAAAAAGCATTTGAACATGCTAGAAGCGGAGAAAATGCCATGAAAATTATCATCACTAAATAA
- the lsrF gene encoding 3-hydroxy-5-phosphonooxypentane-2,4-dione thiolase, translating to MDWGLKNRISSIIKPQNNRALMLAVDHGYFLGPTEKLEVPKKVIAPLLKHCDSLMLTRGVQRTSVPATTNTPMVLRVSGGSSIIGEDLSQEDITVSIEDAIRLNASALAMSIFVGSKYEYQTIVNLGKLVSEAEKYGLPVLAVTAVGKELGKDARYLSLACRVAAEQGAHIVKTYYCDNFEKVVQSCPVPIIVAGGKKIPERDALQLTYNAIKGGAVGVDMGRNIWQSEHPVAMIRAVRYIVHGNANVDQAFKLYQKLANEEKSKKSKGKKPNQNKNQNKSKGKKPSQNKNQNKQNKQ from the coding sequence ATGGATTGGGGATTAAAAAACAGAATTTCAAGTATTATTAAACCACAAAATAATCGTGCATTGATGTTAGCCGTAGATCATGGCTACTTTTTAGGCCCTACCGAAAAATTAGAAGTGCCAAAAAAAGTCATTGCACCTTTGCTAAAACACTGTGATTCCTTGATGTTAACACGTGGTGTTCAAAGGACATCTGTTCCTGCAACTACTAACACTCCTATGGTTCTGAGGGTTTCAGGTGGCTCTAGTATTATTGGTGAGGACTTGTCTCAAGAAGATATCACCGTTAGTATTGAAGATGCAATTAGACTAAATGCTAGTGCATTGGCAATGTCTATTTTTGTTGGTTCAAAATATGAGTACCAAACAATCGTAAATCTTGGAAAACTTGTGAGTGAGGCTGAAAAATATGGACTTCCAGTATTAGCTGTTACTGCTGTTGGAAAAGAACTTGGTAAGGATGCAAGATATTTGTCACTTGCATGCAGAGTTGCTGCAGAACAGGGCGCACATATTGTCAAGACCTATTACTGTGACAACTTTGAAAAAGTGGTCCAATCATGTCCCGTTCCTATTATTGTTGCAGGCGGAAAGAAGATTCCTGAAAGAGATGCATTACAATTAACCTATAATGCAATCAAAGGTGGTGCAGTGGGTGTTGATATGGGAAGAAACATCTGGCAATCAGAACACCCAGTTGCAATGATTAGAGCAGTAAGATACATAGTTCATGGTAATGCAAATGTAGATCAAGCCTTCAAATTATATCAAAAACTTGCAAACGAAGAAAAATCAAAAAAATCAAAAGGCAAAAAACCTAATCAAAACAAGAACCAAAACAAATCAAAAGGCAAAAAACCTAGTCAAAACAAGAACCAAAATAAACAAAACAAACAATAA
- a CDS encoding nuclear transport factor 2 family protein, whose product MSDNEEIIKVIELLFEAGKTKDFSHLREIHLNDPKFSSFSDLPPYDLKDFQTTMELEELKFVSISDYDYQIKNPKISIYGDTAVVAMEINQKGMLVDTKAYTGEHISIDGRATFVLVKQPTWKIAHIHLSKIHS is encoded by the coding sequence TTGTCAGACAATGAAGAAATTATCAAAGTAATAGAATTATTATTTGAGGCTGGTAAAACTAAAGATTTTTCACATCTTAGAGAAATTCATCTTAACGATCCAAAATTTTCTAGTTTTAGTGATTTACCCCCATATGATCTAAAAGACTTTCAAACCACAATGGAGCTTGAAGAATTAAAATTTGTAAGCATATCAGATTATGATTATCAAATAAAAAATCCAAAAATTAGCATTTATGGAGATACCGCAGTAGTTGCAATGGAAATAAATCAAAAAGGAATGTTAGTAGATACAAAAGCATACACTGGAGAACACATATCAATTGATGGTAGAGCCACATTTGTTTTAGTAAAACAACCAACGTGGAAAATTGCACATATCCACTTATCAAAAATTCACAGTTAG
- the ilvB gene encoding biosynthetic-type acetolactate synthase large subunit, producing METMIGAKALMTAMEKEGVKQVFGLPGGANLPMYDEFARCDIRHILVRHEQSAAHMADGFGRVSRKPGVCFATSGPGATNILTGIATAQADSAPMVAVTGQVPVAMIGRDAFQESDIIGMANPVVKYAFQPRTASEVPEVVKKGFFIAETGRPGPVLIDIPKDVQQNESEMVFPDEFKIRGYHPWTDPDIVNVERAIEMLLHAQKPVILAGGGAIISSAFAELQAVAEFLMIPVVTTFKGKGAFPENHPLSLGPIGMHGHAEANKIMSEADCVLAIGTRFSDRSVGTFEEFEKRLKIIHMDVDPAEIGKNQTTQIAVVGDVRASLRIMVKMLLQKATKKSQETPWLKHVKETKQYWKENLKLHPGEMGAAKILRKLRELLPPESIVTTEVGQHQMWASLFYDVIQPGTFFSSTGLGTMGWGFPAAIGAKVAKPDVPVVDIAGDGSFSMTENSLATAVLEDIPVIVFLLNNFTLGMVAQWQRTFYDRRMIGVDQGKCPDYVKLAESYGAQGIRAQSMDELDKAIKTALNSDVATVIDIPIDPEEDVLPFVAPGTSLSDMILPS from the coding sequence ATGGAAACTATGATTGGTGCAAAAGCATTGATGACTGCCATGGAAAAAGAAGGCGTCAAACAAGTATTTGGATTACCGGGGGGTGCAAATCTTCCAATGTATGATGAATTTGCAAGATGTGATATTAGACATATTTTGGTTAGACATGAACAATCTGCAGCTCATATGGCTGATGGATTTGGTAGAGTCAGCAGAAAACCTGGAGTGTGTTTTGCTACTTCGGGACCTGGCGCAACTAATATCTTAACTGGGATTGCCACTGCTCAGGCAGATTCTGCTCCAATGGTTGCAGTTACTGGACAAGTACCTGTGGCAATGATTGGGCGTGATGCATTTCAAGAAAGTGATATTATTGGAATGGCTAATCCTGTTGTAAAATATGCATTTCAACCAAGAACTGCTTCTGAAGTCCCAGAAGTTGTTAAGAAAGGATTCTTTATTGCAGAAACTGGAAGACCAGGACCTGTCTTAATTGACATTCCAAAAGATGTTCAGCAAAATGAATCTGAAATGGTTTTTCCTGATGAATTTAAAATTCGTGGATACCATCCATGGACTGATCCTGACATTGTAAATGTTGAAAGAGCAATTGAGATGTTACTTCATGCACAAAAACCTGTGATTCTTGCAGGAGGTGGAGCTATTATTTCGTCTGCATTTGCAGAATTACAAGCTGTTGCAGAATTTCTGATGATTCCTGTAGTTACTACTTTCAAAGGTAAAGGTGCATTTCCTGAAAATCATCCATTATCCTTAGGACCAATTGGAATGCATGGTCATGCTGAAGCAAATAAAATAATGTCTGAAGCGGATTGCGTCTTGGCTATAGGTACTAGATTCTCTGATAGATCTGTTGGAACTTTTGAAGAATTTGAAAAGAGGCTCAAAATAATTCACATGGACGTAGACCCTGCAGAGATTGGTAAGAATCAGACAACACAAATTGCAGTGGTAGGTGATGTACGTGCATCATTACGAATTATGGTAAAGATGTTGTTGCAAAAAGCAACTAAAAAATCTCAAGAAACACCATGGCTAAAACATGTTAAAGAAACTAAACAATATTGGAAAGAAAACTTGAAGCTACATCCTGGAGAAATGGGTGCAGCAAAAATATTAAGAAAGCTTAGAGAATTATTACCTCCTGAATCTATTGTCACTACTGAAGTGGGACAGCATCAAATGTGGGCATCTTTGTTTTATGATGTAATTCAACCTGGAACTTTCTTTAGTTCAACTGGACTTGGAACTATGGGTTGGGGATTTCCTGCAGCAATTGGTGCTAAAGTGGCAAAACCAGATGTTCCTGTAGTTGACATTGCAGGTGATGGAAGCTTTAGCATGACAGAAAACTCACTTGCTACCGCAGTGCTTGAAGATATACCCGTAATAGTTTTCTTGTTGAATAACTTTACTTTAGGTATGGTTGCACAGTGGCAAAGAACTTTCTATGATCGAAGAATGATTGGTGTTGACCAAGGAAAATGTCCTGATTATGTTAAATTAGCTGAATCATATGGTGCACAAGGAATTCGTGCACAATCAATGGATGAATTAGACAAAGCAATCAAAACTGCATTAAACAGTGATGTTGCTACAGTAATTGATATTCCAATTGATCCTGAAGAAGATGTACTCCCATTTGTAGCTCCTGGAACTTCACTTTCGGACATGATACTTCCCTCATAG
- the ilvN gene encoding acetolactate synthase small subunit — translation MWAILSILVENKPGILFKVTHLFRSRNFNIDSISVGVTENPEYSRMTITTYGDEKQIEQIVKQLDKMIDTVEVKKLDEHKTVYRELSIFKIKLSNANDSMEINKLANAYGAKVHDVKKDSIMVELTATPDQIKAFEELASPFGIIDVARTGVAALQRSGAE, via the coding sequence ATGTGGGCAATCCTTTCTATTTTAGTTGAAAATAAACCTGGGATCTTGTTTAAGGTAACCCATCTTTTTAGATCAAGAAATTTCAATATTGATAGCATTTCGGTAGGTGTCACTGAAAACCCTGAATACTCTAGAATGACAATTACCACATATGGTGATGAAAAACAGATTGAACAGATTGTAAAACAACTTGATAAAATGATTGATACTGTAGAGGTCAAAAAATTAGATGAGCACAAAACAGTATATCGAGAACTGAGTATTTTTAAGATTAAACTGAGTAATGCTAATGATAGTATGGAAATTAACAAATTGGCAAATGCATATGGCGCCAAAGTACATGATGTGAAAAAAGACTCTATCATGGTAGAACTTACTGCAACTCCTGATCAAATCAAGGCATTTGAGGAATTAGCTTCCCCCTTTGGAATAATTGATGTTGCAAGAACTGGTGTTGCAGCTTTGCAGAGGAGTGGTGCAGAATGA
- a CDS encoding 2-isopropylmalate synthase has product MRKIRIFDTTLRDGEQTIGVSLSPDQKLSIAKKLDELGVDAIEAGFPVISDGEFKSVKMITSEGLSCEIAGLTRTIKKDIDAAIDAGLNYIHTFIATSDIHLEHKLQMTRDQALEKAIEAVEYGKSHGLQVEFSAEDASRTEREFLKKVFGEVAKAGADRVNIPDTVGYSTPEYMAEITRDTVEATNLPVSVHCHNDFGLAVANSLAGIHAGASCAHVTINGIGERAGNASLEELSMALKCLPYEQKYETNIKSELIYDVSRFISKTVGIIVQPNKAIVGANAFGHESGIHTHGVLSNPLTYEPISPELVGRKRWLQVGKHAGVHGMNAMLAEYGIKPTEEQSKQILDKVKIIGDQGKQLTDVELLSIASDVMGEKDLKRIVQLTGFSVSTGIGTMPYAFVKLNIDGQDHIGTDYGVGPVDAALNAIQKITGKISEIRIKDYGLASISGGSSALCEVTVKVEDALGNKVSAKSVGEDIVTTSVKAVIDAINRIMLKKMLQEKQVS; this is encoded by the coding sequence ATGAGAAAGATTAGAATCTTTGACACAACATTAAGAGATGGTGAGCAAACCATTGGTGTTTCTTTATCTCCAGATCAGAAATTATCTATTGCAAAAAAACTTGATGAGTTAGGTGTTGATGCAATCGAAGCTGGTTTTCCAGTAATTTCAGATGGTGAATTCAAATCAGTCAAGATGATTACTAGTGAAGGATTATCTTGTGAAATTGCAGGATTGACACGAACTATCAAAAAAGATATTGATGCTGCAATTGATGCTGGCTTAAATTATATTCATACTTTCATTGCAACATCTGACATTCACTTAGAACACAAACTCCAAATGACACGTGATCAAGCACTTGAAAAAGCAATTGAGGCAGTAGAATATGGCAAATCTCATGGTTTGCAAGTAGAGTTTTCTGCTGAAGATGCTTCAAGAACCGAAAGAGAATTTTTGAAAAAAGTTTTTGGTGAGGTAGCAAAAGCAGGGGCTGATAGAGTAAATATTCCTGATACTGTGGGCTATTCTACTCCTGAATATATGGCAGAAATTACTAGAGATACAGTTGAAGCAACAAATCTTCCAGTAAGTGTTCATTGTCATAATGATTTTGGATTAGCTGTTGCAAATTCATTAGCTGGGATTCATGCTGGTGCATCATGTGCACATGTAACAATAAATGGAATTGGTGAACGTGCAGGAAATGCATCTTTGGAAGAACTTTCCATGGCATTGAAATGTTTGCCTTATGAGCAAAAATACGAAACTAATATCAAATCTGAATTAATTTATGATGTTTCACGATTTATCTCAAAGACTGTGGGTATCATAGTCCAACCAAACAAGGCAATTGTTGGTGCTAATGCTTTTGGTCATGAATCGGGAATTCATACACATGGTGTATTGAGTAATCCTCTAACATACGAACCAATTAGTCCTGAATTGGTTGGAAGAAAAAGATGGCTTCAAGTTGGAAAACATGCCGGTGTTCACGGAATGAATGCCATGCTTGCAGAATATGGAATCAAACCCACTGAAGAACAATCCAAACAAATCTTAGATAAGGTCAAAATAATAGGTGATCAAGGTAAACAACTCACTGATGTAGAGTTGTTATCAATTGCAAGTGACGTAATGGGTGAAAAAGACCTCAAAAGAATTGTTCAATTGACTGGATTTTCAGTTTCAACAGGTATTGGAACGATGCCTTATGCATTTGTCAAATTAAACATTGATGGGCAAGATCATATTGGAACCGATTATGGTGTGGGACCTGTAGATGCAGCACTAAATGCAATACAAAAGATCACTGGAAAGATTTCAGAGATAAGAATCAAAGATTATGGATTAGCTTCTATTTCTGGCGGTTCTTCTGCTTTGTGTGAAGTTACAGTAAAAGTTGAAGATGCACTAGGAAACAAAGTTTCTGCAAAATCTGTAGGTGAGGATATTGTGACTACCTCAGTCAAGGCAGTAATTGATGCTATTAATAGAATCATGCTCAAAAAAATGCTGCAAGAAAAACAGGTAAGCTAA
- a CDS encoding isocitrate/isopropylmalate dehydrogenase family protein: MYKISLITGDGIGPELSDSAISVLDTIHDKLGLKFEVTKLSAGDKALKETGKALPDETVDAIKSSDACMKAPVGESAADVIVVLRRMLDLYANIRPAKSYPHMPALRDDIDMVIVRENTEDLYAGNEFSLGNSSVALRIISEAASKRIAKYAFETAIQRDSMKKVTCVHKSNVMRVTDGMFAKACTDISKEFPDVIFEQMYVDACAMNLIRQPDQFDVIVTTNLFGDILSDESSQVVGGLGMAPAANIGDKFALFEPVHGAAFDIAGQNIANPSSFLLSIKMMLDWLGKKHDDSKCYDVGQKLESTLFDLVKTGVKTKDIGGDKTTREFTQEITKAL; the protein is encoded by the coding sequence ATGTATAAAATCTCATTAATTACTGGTGATGGAATTGGACCTGAATTATCTGACTCAGCAATTTCTGTACTAGATACAATTCATGATAAACTTGGCTTGAAATTTGAAGTTACAAAGTTATCAGCTGGTGATAAGGCACTTAAAGAAACAGGCAAGGCATTGCCTGATGAAACAGTTGATGCTATAAAATCATCTGATGCATGCATGAAGGCCCCTGTTGGTGAATCTGCTGCAGATGTAATTGTTGTTTTACGCAGAATGCTTGATTTGTATGCAAACATCCGACCTGCAAAATCATATCCGCATATGCCTGCATTACGTGATGATATTGATATGGTAATTGTCAGGGAAAACACTGAGGATCTATACGCTGGAAATGAATTCAGTCTTGGCAATTCCTCTGTGGCATTACGAATAATCTCTGAAGCTGCATCTAAAAGAATTGCAAAATATGCTTTTGAGACTGCAATTCAGCGTGATTCAATGAAAAAAGTTACTTGTGTTCACAAATCAAATGTCATGCGTGTAACTGATGGTATGTTTGCCAAAGCATGTACTGATATTTCAAAAGAATTTCCTGACGTGATATTTGAACAAATGTATGTTGATGCATGTGCTATGAATTTGATTAGACAACCAGATCAATTTGATGTTATTGTAACTACCAACCTATTTGGTGATATCTTATCTGATGAATCTTCTCAAGTTGTAGGTGGTTTGGGAATGGCACCAGCTGCGAATATTGGGGATAAATTTGCATTGTTTGAACCCGTACATGGTGCTGCATTTGACATTGCAGGACAAAACATTGCAAACCCTTCGTCGTTCTTACTTTCAATCAAGATGATGCTGGATTGGTTAGGAAAAAAACATGATGATTCGAAATGCTATGATGTTGGGCAAAAATTAGAATCTACCCTATTTGATTTGGTAAAAACAGGTGTTAAAACCAAAGACATTGGCGGTGATAAAACAACTCGTGAGTTCACTCAAGAGATCACTAAGGCCCTTTAA
- the aspS gene encoding aspartate--tRNA(Asn) ligase → MVFVKTHDISELNSELIGKEVVLGGWVEDLRKLGKMTFITLRDVSGISQIIVKGELNDNLGEINRQSVVSVKGLVQETKARDFDFEIKAEEIEVLGKAIHPLPVDPIGRVESNIDTRLNHRALDMRNQKTASIFKLRHHVLASLRKTLSEKKFIEITTPKIIGSASEGGANLFSLEYFGKTAYLAQSPQLYKEQMTIGLERVFEISNFYRAENSHTGRHLSEFTSVDIEAAFMDYNDVMDVLESLVMEVYKYVAENCKKEQDTIGHTITIPSSPFERVTYTQCIEELKNAGEKVEFGDDLLDSHLRIIGNNHPGFYFLTDWPMKLKPFYIREKDENPELSRSFDLQFGYLELSSGGTRLHDPEILKARLKEQGLDPAQFADHLQTFDWGMPPHSGWGMGLDRLMTTLIGIDNVREVVLYPRDPDRLKP, encoded by the coding sequence ATGGTATTTGTTAAAACTCATGATATTTCTGAATTAAACTCAGAACTTATTGGAAAAGAAGTTGTTCTTGGAGGTTGGGTAGAAGATCTTAGAAAATTAGGAAAAATGACATTCATCACACTAAGAGATGTTTCAGGAATTTCACAAATCATTGTGAAAGGGGAATTAAATGACAATTTAGGTGAAATTAACCGTCAAAGCGTGGTCAGTGTAAAAGGACTTGTTCAAGAGACCAAGGCACGTGATTTTGATTTTGAAATTAAAGCTGAGGAAATCGAAGTGTTAGGTAAAGCAATTCATCCATTACCTGTTGATCCGATTGGTAGAGTTGAAAGCAATATCGATACAAGATTAAATCACAGGGCACTGGATATGAGAAATCAAAAGACGGCATCAATTTTCAAGCTTAGACATCATGTCTTAGCATCGTTGAGAAAAACACTTTCTGAGAAAAAATTTATTGAAATCACAACACCCAAGATTATCGGGAGTGCAAGTGAAGGGGGTGCAAATTTATTTTCACTTGAATATTTCGGAAAAACGGCATATCTAGCACAGAGTCCGCAACTATACAAAGAGCAAATGACAATAGGCCTAGAGAGAGTATTTGAAATTTCAAATTTTTATCGAGCAGAGAATTCACATACGGGACGACATCTAAGTGAATTTACCAGTGTGGACATAGAGGCAGCATTTATGGACTATAATGACGTAATGGATGTATTAGAGTCACTTGTCATGGAAGTATACAAGTATGTAGCAGAGAATTGTAAAAAAGAACAAGACACAATAGGTCACACAATAACAATTCCATCATCGCCATTTGAGAGGGTCACATATACTCAATGTATTGAAGAACTGAAAAATGCAGGGGAGAAAGTAGAATTTGGCGATGACCTGCTTGATTCACATTTAAGAATAATAGGCAACAACCATCCGGGTTTTTACTTTTTGACTGATTGGCCGATGAAACTAAAACCATTTTACATTAGAGAAAAAGATGAAAACCCAGAATTATCACGCTCATTTGACTTGCAATTTGGATATCTAGAGTTATCTTCCGGAGGGACAAGATTGCATGACCCTGAAATCCTCAAAGCAAGGTTAAAAGAACAAGGATTAGATCCAGCGCAATTTGCAGATCACCTCCAAACATTTGATTGGGGAATGCCACCACATTCAGGATGGGGAATGGGATTAGATAGATTAATGACAACATTGATTGGAATTGACAATGTAAGAGAGGTTGTACTCTATCCACGGGATCCAGACAGATTAAAACCATAG
- a CDS encoding transcription elongation factor NusA: MKLPICNFDAKNAVLCPQCENKVETGVLTKADVNASIKLAQLAKSNNEIDSFTLYSCKEIEGNFVLSLAKNDIMIIRQSRTLYRLLQGQFSGKIWLVEADENDKKFIEDLFFPTKILSINSVWAPGGVQKTKAVVSGKWTPRFPIDTQKVIQIVKNARNLDIEIEFEDKRA; the protein is encoded by the coding sequence ATGAAACTTCCAATATGCAATTTTGATGCAAAAAATGCAGTATTATGCCCTCAATGCGAGAACAAGGTAGAAACAGGTGTCCTAACAAAGGCAGACGTGAACGCATCAATCAAATTAGCACAGCTGGCAAAATCAAACAATGAAATTGACAGTTTTACCCTTTATTCATGCAAGGAGATAGAAGGAAATTTTGTTCTATCTCTTGCAAAAAACGACATCATGATAATTCGCCAAAGTAGAACACTTTACAGGTTACTTCAAGGGCAATTTTCAGGAAAGATTTGGTTGGTGGAGGCTGATGAAAATGATAAAAAATTCATAGAAGATCTATTTTTCCCTACAAAGATACTATCAATTAATTCAGTTTGGGCACCAGGAGGTGTTCAGAAAACAAAAGCTGTTGTTTCAGGAAAATGGACACCAAGATTTCCAATAGACACACAAAAAGTTATCCAAATTGTTAAAAATGCCCGAAACCTTGACATTGAGATAGAATTTGAAGATAAACGAGCGTGA